From Paenibacillus thermoaerophilus, one genomic window encodes:
- a CDS encoding response regulator transcription factor has product MKLMIADDEVIIRQGLSTVIDWKELGITLLEPAASAEEVLERLDAERPHILLTDIRMGGMDGIELSREVKRRYPDTEIIILTGFDEFAYAQQAIHEGVSDYLLKTSRPEEIIKAAVRAKGRVMERLEARRQEALNAAAVCKQLLERLLTQGQEGWSQSESAKLRECFVRSGLCEREGEAGPIRVLIATASGWGEGTMAGVLIGAVENMLSELLGGCSMLKQDRIVMIVPEGTADAQERIARELGRVKRTLKCLPFAALSFASRNTADLKEMYAEASNIFAYRGMLGNEGLFTSGDIGKRAGGRTVCTEADEAELAAHLAKGSLSDLRQTVNRLVRSEFANPEATPETLLAYLQSIVIAGYRWLERARGGTGDTSARAAVTLQKLPESERRAEEEIFRQLSGILAAFHESVADSKFAYIPKSIAYIRDNLDQNLTLQQVAAFVHLNPNHFSEMFKRELGMTYIEFVVRERMAKAERLLKETPLKVSEIAAKVGYEDVKYFGQLFKKHTGMTPSEYRES; this is encoded by the coding sequence ATGAAACTGATGATCGCGGACGATGAAGTCATCATCCGTCAAGGGTTGAGCACCGTCATCGACTGGAAGGAGCTGGGCATTACGCTGCTTGAGCCGGCCGCATCCGCGGAGGAGGTGCTGGAACGCCTCGACGCGGAGCGACCGCACATCCTGCTGACGGATATCCGGATGGGAGGGATGGACGGCATCGAGCTGTCCCGCGAGGTCAAACGGCGATATCCGGACACGGAGATCATCATCCTGACCGGGTTCGACGAATTCGCGTACGCCCAGCAAGCGATTCACGAAGGCGTATCCGACTATCTGCTCAAAACGAGCCGTCCCGAGGAAATTATCAAAGCCGCGGTCCGGGCCAAGGGACGCGTCATGGAACGTCTGGAAGCGCGTCGGCAGGAAGCGCTGAACGCGGCTGCCGTCTGCAAGCAGCTTCTGGAGCGGCTGCTGACCCAAGGCCAGGAGGGATGGAGCCAATCCGAGTCGGCGAAGCTCCGCGAATGTTTTGTCCGGAGCGGCCTCTGCGAGCGCGAAGGCGAGGCGGGGCCGATTCGGGTGCTGATCGCGACGGCATCCGGCTGGGGGGAAGGGACGATGGCCGGTGTGCTGATCGGCGCGGTGGAGAATATGCTCAGCGAGCTGCTGGGCGGCTGCTCCATGTTGAAGCAGGACCGCATCGTCATGATCGTGCCGGAAGGAACGGCCGACGCGCAGGAACGCATCGCAAGGGAGCTTGGCCGGGTGAAGCGGACGCTGAAATGCTTGCCGTTCGCCGCTCTCAGCTTCGCCAGCCGGAATACGGCCGATTTGAAAGAGATGTACGCGGAAGCGTCAAACATTTTTGCCTACAGGGGCATGCTAGGCAACGAAGGCTTGTTCACTTCCGGCGACATCGGCAAGCGAGCCGGCGGCCGGACCGTGTGCACGGAAGCCGATGAGGCGGAGCTCGCCGCCCATCTCGCCAAGGGCAGCCTGTCCGACCTGAGGCAGACGGTGAATCGGCTCGTCCGCTCGGAGTTCGCCAATCCCGAAGCGACGCCCGAGACGCTGCTCGCTTATCTGCAATCGATCGTCATCGCGGGTTACCGGTGGCTGGAGCGGGCGCGGGGCGGAACCGGCGACACGTCCGCGCGGGCGGCCGTCACGCTGCAAAAGCTCCCCGAGAGCGAACGCCGGGCGGAGGAGGAGATATTCCGGCAGTTGTCCGGCATCCTGGCGGCGTTCCACGAATCGGTGGCCGACTCGAAGTTCGCTTATATCCCGAAATCCATCGCCTATATCCGGGACAACCTCGACCAAAATTTGACGCTGCAGCAAGTGGCGGCGTTTGTGCATCTGAATCCGAACCATTTCAGCGAGATGTTCAAGCGTGAGCTCGGCATGACGTACATCGAATTTGTCGTCCGGGAGCGTATGGCCAAAGCCGAACGGCTGCTTAAGGAGACGCCGCTTAAAGTTTCCGAGATCGCGGCGAAAGTCGGATACGAGGACGTCAAATATTTCGGGCAGTTGTTCAAAAAGCATACCGGCATGACCCCGTCGGAATACCGAGAGTCCTGA
- a CDS encoding sensor histidine kinase — MRRWFAKSLKRQLSVLLLIAVLLPLVGSGVISYRIAASVTEEKAKEAGTNTLRQIAGSYEFIVRDVENMSLFLIGHKDFQSYLDAESADITRYSLNVGFLTNLAFSKTYIADITVKPAKPLPELSNTTILRTELPDVLRKYQAEYSSVNKWWSPPYETYTVEGLKRVVSLVREIRNTNNFQVLGTLSISLDEAELSRYLTESGWVPEGDLVLVDGRGTVIASDDDRNLNLTLDQVFPDLPKTNDGSDVFTYGTGQDARTVLTHKLNVADWTLVGVIPTEIYTSQNAYVLRTTALAAGLGIVFAVVLVLMFVQLVTRPLSRLSATMKDLNPDEPIPVFKVRHADEVGLLLHSFNKLSDRIQRLKEQVQQNEAMKKEADILALQAQINPHFLYNTLSSIHWMALMNKDDKIARMVGSLSDFLRFSLNKGEEFCPIEQELAHAQNYADIQSIRFPDQFEIEFLADPTLLRRRMLKLLLQPLIENSLIHGVQKKKEKGMIYVHVERIGNQARFSVEDTGVGIPEAKLNELREQLATDRPGNQTAARSGYGLLNVHRRLVLHYGPDAALIIHSVAGKGTRISFHIPLEEDSE, encoded by the coding sequence ATGAGGCGTTGGTTCGCCAAATCGCTCAAACGTCAGCTCTCCGTCCTGCTGCTGATCGCCGTGCTGCTGCCTCTTGTCGGAAGCGGCGTCATCTCCTACCGGATCGCGGCGTCCGTCACGGAGGAGAAAGCGAAGGAAGCGGGCACGAATACGCTCCGGCAGATCGCCGGCAGTTATGAATTTATCGTACGCGACGTGGAGAACATGTCGCTGTTCCTGATCGGCCATAAAGATTTTCAGAGTTACTTGGATGCCGAGTCCGCCGATATCACCCGGTATTCGCTCAACGTCGGGTTCTTGACGAATCTGGCGTTCTCCAAAACGTATATCGCCGATATTACCGTCAAGCCCGCCAAACCTTTGCCGGAACTGTCCAACACCACGATCCTGCGAACCGAGCTTCCGGACGTGTTGCGGAAGTATCAGGCGGAGTATTCGAGCGTGAACAAGTGGTGGTCCCCGCCTTACGAGACCTATACGGTGGAAGGGCTGAAGCGGGTCGTCTCGCTGGTGCGGGAAATTCGCAACACCAACAATTTTCAGGTGCTGGGCACGCTGTCCATCAGCCTGGACGAAGCCGAGCTGAGCCGGTATTTGACGGAGTCGGGCTGGGTGCCCGAGGGAGACCTGGTGCTGGTCGACGGACGAGGCACGGTAATCGCCAGCGACGATGACCGCAACTTGAACCTGACGCTGGATCAGGTGTTCCCCGATCTGCCCAAGACGAACGACGGGAGCGACGTGTTCACCTACGGAACCGGCCAGGATGCCCGGACGGTGCTGACGCATAAGCTGAACGTCGCCGACTGGACGTTGGTCGGCGTGATTCCGACGGAGATCTACACCTCGCAGAACGCTTACGTGCTGAGGACAACCGCGCTGGCCGCCGGACTCGGCATCGTCTTTGCGGTCGTTCTCGTGCTCATGTTCGTTCAACTCGTCACCCGGCCGCTGTCGAGGCTGTCCGCGACGATGAAGGATCTGAATCCCGACGAGCCGATTCCCGTGTTCAAGGTGCGCCATGCCGACGAAGTGGGCTTGCTGCTGCACAGCTTCAACAAACTGAGCGACCGGATTCAGCGCCTGAAAGAACAGGTCCAGCAGAATGAAGCGATGAAAAAAGAGGCCGACATCCTCGCGCTGCAAGCGCAGATCAACCCGCATTTCCTGTACAATACGCTCTCGTCCATCCACTGGATGGCGCTTATGAACAAGGATGACAAAATCGCGCGCATGGTCGGATCGCTCAGCGATTTTCTGCGCTTCAGCCTGAACAAGGGCGAGGAGTTTTGCCCGATCGAGCAGGAGCTCGCGCATGCCCAAAACTATGCCGACATCCAGTCGATCCGGTTCCCGGATCAATTCGAGATCGAATTCCTTGCCGATCCGACTCTGCTGCGCCGCCGGATGCTGAAGCTGCTGCTGCAGCCGCTGATCGAGAACAGCCTGATCCACGGCGTGCAGAAGAAAAAAGAGAAGGGCATGATCTACGTTCACGTGGAACGGATCGGCAACCAGGCGCGATTCAGCGTCGAAGATACGGGCGTCGGCATACCCGAAGCCAAGCTGAACGAGCTGCGCGAGCAATTGGCGACCGACCGTCCCGGCAACCAGACTGCGGCCCGGTCCGGTTACGGATTGCTGAACGTGCACCGGAGACTGGTGCTGCATTACGGTCCCGATGCGGCGCTGATTATCCACAGCGTAGCCGGCAAGGGGACACGCATATCGTTTCACATACCGTTGGAGGAGGACAGCGAATGA
- a CDS encoding N-acyl-D-amino-acid deacylase family protein, producing the protein MLDLILRNGRIVDGTGNPWFVGDVGVKDGLIAAVGRLDVEARDVIDVGRQVIAPGFIDGHCHSDLMIFDYPKSEIKLRQGVTTEVLGNCGLAPAPFVPERAEQLQSYVQPVLGKTDWAWPWQTVEQYMAALERAAISENVATYVAHGALRIAVMGFDNRPARPDELNRMKAMLDAGMQAGAIGLSIGLLYAPGSYTAKEELAELCSVLPKYNGLLSTHIRGEGNNLIPSVREVIWIAERAGVPLHVSHLKAAGKANWGKVLEAMELIEAARARGLDVTCDVYPYHAGSTTLTTVLPPWVLERGIEGALEAFRDPSLRKRIADELSREQETWDNLVCSTGWQSVVVSAVHREENRHLEGRSIAEIAESRGQTPADCMMDLLLEEDGRISIVYFHMDEADVRQVVAYEKSLIASDSLTCETGKPHPRLYGTFPRVFAKYVRDEGVLSLEEAVRKVTSFPAARFKLGKRGLIAPGYAADLTVFDPDTIRDQATYEEPRQYPRGISNVIVGGRPTLRGDRHTQETAGILIRAASCCKHGH; encoded by the coding sequence ATGCTGGATCTGATCTTACGCAACGGACGTATCGTCGACGGGACCGGCAATCCCTGGTTTGTCGGCGACGTAGGGGTCAAGGACGGCCTCATCGCCGCCGTCGGCCGCCTCGATGTGGAAGCCCGCGACGTCATCGATGTCGGCCGGCAAGTTATCGCGCCGGGATTTATCGACGGCCATTGTCATTCCGACCTCATGATCTTCGATTATCCCAAAAGCGAGATCAAGCTTCGTCAAGGGGTTACCACAGAGGTGCTCGGCAACTGCGGGCTCGCCCCCGCCCCTTTCGTGCCGGAGCGCGCCGAACAGTTGCAAAGCTACGTGCAGCCCGTGTTGGGCAAGACCGATTGGGCGTGGCCCTGGCAGACGGTCGAGCAGTACATGGCGGCGCTTGAACGCGCCGCCATCTCCGAGAACGTCGCCACGTATGTGGCGCACGGCGCGCTGCGCATCGCCGTCATGGGCTTCGACAATCGTCCGGCTCGTCCCGACGAGCTCAATCGGATGAAAGCGATGCTGGACGCCGGCATGCAAGCGGGCGCGATCGGCCTGTCGATCGGGCTCCTGTACGCGCCGGGCAGCTATACGGCGAAGGAAGAGCTGGCCGAGCTGTGCTCGGTGCTGCCGAAGTACAACGGTCTGCTGTCGACGCATATCCGGGGCGAAGGCAACAACCTGATCCCGTCGGTGCGCGAAGTGATCTGGATCGCGGAACGGGCCGGGGTCCCCCTTCACGTCAGCCATCTCAAGGCCGCCGGCAAAGCGAACTGGGGCAAAGTGCTCGAAGCGATGGAGCTGATCGAAGCGGCGCGCGCCCGGGGCTTGGACGTGACCTGCGACGTGTACCCGTACCACGCCGGATCGACGACGCTGACGACGGTGCTGCCGCCCTGGGTGCTCGAACGCGGAATCGAAGGGGCGCTGGAGGCGTTCCGCGACCCGTCGCTGCGGAAGCGGATTGCGGATGAGCTGAGCCGCGAGCAGGAAACCTGGGATAACCTCGTCTGCTCCACCGGCTGGCAGAGCGTGGTCGTCTCGGCCGTCCACCGCGAGGAAAACCGTCATCTGGAGGGCCGGTCGATCGCGGAGATCGCCGAATCGCGCGGGCAGACGCCGGCCGATTGCATGATGGATCTGCTGCTGGAAGAGGACGGCCGGATCTCTATCGTCTATTTCCATATGGACGAAGCCGACGTTCGCCAAGTGGTCGCCTATGAGAAATCTCTGATCGCTTCGGACAGCCTCACCTGCGAGACGGGCAAGCCGCATCCGAGGCTGTACGGCACCTTCCCCCGGGTGTTCGCCAAATATGTCCGCGACGAGGGCGTGCTGTCGCTGGAAGAAGCTGTCCGCAAAGTCACCTCGTTCCCCGCGGCGCGCTTCAAGCTGGGCAAACGCGGATTGATCGCGCCGGGATACGCCGCGGACTTGACTGTATTCGACCCGGATACGATCCGGGATCAAGCGACATACGAGGAACCGAGGCAGTATCCGCGCGGCATCTCGAACGTCATCGTCGGCGGGCGTCCGACGCTTCGCGGCGACCGGCATACGCAGGAAACCGCGGGCATCCTGATCCGCGCCGCTTCATGCTGCAAGCACGGGCATTGA
- a CDS encoding helix-turn-helix transcriptional regulator: MESVQDEFEFLNVLVNGIAAQFGPNCEVVLHDLTRPYDSTIVAIANGHVTGRKVGDPGTNLGLELLRGNQVDGGHKFNYVTQTKDGRLLRSTSMYMKNREGKTIGALCINFDITDLKLAEKTIQGLTGSNLGPAVRESFVTNVNDLLDALLQEAQEQIGKPVAAMTKEDKQQMIALLDRKGAFLIKKGGEKICNYLNISKYTLYNYLEETKSGAQEKGGEHE; this comes from the coding sequence TTGGAATCCGTACAAGACGAATTTGAATTTTTAAACGTATTGGTCAACGGCATCGCCGCCCAGTTCGGTCCGAATTGCGAAGTTGTGCTGCACGACTTGACGCGTCCGTACGACAGCACGATCGTCGCGATCGCCAACGGCCACGTCACCGGCCGGAAGGTCGGGGACCCCGGCACGAATCTCGGCCTGGAGCTGCTGCGGGGCAACCAGGTCGACGGCGGCCACAAATTCAACTATGTCACGCAGACGAAGGACGGGCGGCTGCTCCGCTCCACGTCCATGTACATGAAAAACCGCGAGGGCAAGACGATCGGGGCGCTCTGCATCAACTTCGACATCACCGATCTTAAGCTGGCGGAAAAGACAATTCAAGGCTTGACCGGATCGAACCTGGGGCCGGCCGTACGGGAGTCGTTCGTCACAAACGTCAACGACCTCCTCGACGCCCTGCTGCAGGAAGCCCAGGAGCAGATCGGCAAGCCTGTCGCCGCGATGACCAAGGAGGACAAGCAGCAGATGATCGCGCTGCTCGACCGCAAAGGCGCGTTCCTCATCAAAAAGGGCGGCGAGAAAATATGCAATTACCTTAATATTTCCAAGTACACGCTCTATAACTACCTGGAGGAGACCAAATCGGGAGCCCAGGAGAAAGGCGGCGAACATGAGTAA
- a CDS encoding extracellular solute-binding protein: MKKGWKVAAAVMLGTSLIAAGCGGKDDNQSDNASGTDAKVKLSLWHNFTGDDLRAKTMRGLIDQYKKDHPNVELDVQGIPPDGYRTRLKTVAAANEMPDLFIMWPGVMTKEFAAGNLLQPINELLDAKKEWKDGFLPGSFDDFTIDGNTYAAPTALTPTSILYYNKEIFDKYNAKPPKTWDELLALVDLFNQNKITPIALGNKAAWLAQSSILSSLADRVTGTEWFLNAVSQNGAKFTDPEFVQALGYLKQLADKKAFQDGFNSIDNTQMEQMFAQGKAAMMIDGGWALTNLAANATKEMLEKIEVTVLPEIPGGKGDPNSLSAVVGTGFGLSKKVDGARKQAAFDLIYALSGPEAQKAILESNQLVSYKVELDKTKVTPVFAKVYEMLGTVKRTPVYDGKLDSATADVVNNGLQELLMGGKPEDIAKKIQDSAARAAGK, encoded by the coding sequence ATGAAAAAGGGATGGAAAGTCGCGGCGGCCGTTATGCTGGGCACGTCTTTGATCGCGGCGGGCTGCGGCGGCAAAGACGACAACCAATCCGACAACGCTTCGGGCACCGATGCGAAAGTCAAGCTGTCGCTTTGGCACAATTTCACCGGTGACGATCTTCGCGCCAAAACGATGCGGGGACTCATCGACCAATACAAAAAAGACCATCCGAACGTCGAGCTTGACGTTCAAGGCATTCCGCCCGACGGCTACCGCACCCGACTGAAAACGGTGGCAGCCGCCAATGAAATGCCGGACCTCTTCATCATGTGGCCGGGCGTGATGACCAAGGAATTCGCTGCCGGCAACCTGCTGCAGCCGATCAACGAGCTGCTCGACGCCAAGAAGGAATGGAAAGACGGATTCCTGCCGGGTTCGTTCGACGACTTCACGATCGACGGCAATACGTACGCGGCGCCTACGGCTTTGACGCCGACCTCGATTCTATACTACAACAAAGAAATTTTCGATAAATACAACGCGAAACCGCCGAAAACATGGGACGAGCTGCTGGCGCTGGTCGATTTGTTCAACCAGAACAAAATCACGCCGATCGCGCTGGGTAACAAAGCGGCTTGGCTGGCGCAATCCAGCATTCTGAGTTCGCTGGCGGACCGGGTGACCGGCACGGAATGGTTCCTGAACGCGGTCAGCCAAAACGGCGCGAAATTCACCGATCCGGAATTCGTGCAGGCGCTTGGCTATCTGAAGCAGTTGGCTGACAAAAAAGCGTTCCAGGACGGCTTCAACAGCATCGACAATACGCAAATGGAGCAAATGTTCGCGCAAGGCAAAGCGGCGATGATGATCGACGGCGGATGGGCGCTGACCAACCTCGCGGCCAACGCCACGAAGGAAATGCTGGAGAAAATCGAGGTGACGGTGCTTCCGGAGATTCCGGGCGGCAAAGGCGATCCGAATTCGCTGTCCGCCGTTGTCGGAACCGGCTTCGGCCTCAGCAAAAAAGTCGACGGCGCCCGCAAACAAGCGGCCTTCGATCTGATCTACGCCTTGTCCGGTCCCGAAGCTCAAAAGGCGATTCTCGAATCGAACCAACTGGTCAGCTACAAAGTCGAGCTGGATAAGACGAAAGTCACGCCGGTGTTCGCGAAAGTGTACGAAATGCTGGGCACGGTCAAAAGAACGCCGGTATACGACGGCAAGCTGGATTCCGCTACGGCCGACGTCGTCAACAACGGTCTTCAGGAGCTTCTCATGGGCGGAAAGCCTGAAGATATCGCGAAGAAAATTCAAGACTCGGCGGCGAGAGCGGCCGGCAAATAA
- a CDS encoding RidA family protein, with the protein MSKVEQRLKELGITLPPSPEPRFTYIPCNRTGNLVYTSGQDARVDGKLIYEGKLGRDLTIEQGREAARVTMINCLAVLKGYLGDLDRIVKVVKVLGFVNSAPGFADQPYVINGASDLLVEVFGEAGRHARSAIGTSELPFNTPVEIEMIVEVRD; encoded by the coding sequence ATGTCTAAAGTCGAACAACGTTTGAAAGAGCTTGGCATTACGCTTCCGCCGTCGCCGGAACCGCGCTTCACGTATATCCCGTGCAACCGGACGGGCAACCTCGTCTACACGTCGGGCCAAGACGCCCGCGTCGACGGCAAGCTGATCTACGAAGGCAAACTCGGCCGCGATCTGACGATCGAGCAGGGCCGGGAAGCCGCCCGCGTGACGATGATCAACTGCCTGGCCGTGTTGAAAGGTTATCTCGGAGACCTCGACCGCATCGTGAAGGTGGTCAAAGTGCTCGGGTTCGTCAACAGCGCGCCGGGTTTCGCCGACCAGCCGTACGTCATCAACGGCGCATCGGATCTGCTGGTCGAAGTGTTCGGCGAAGCCGGCCGCCACGCCCGCTCAGCGATCGGCACCAGCGAGCTGCCGTTCAACACGCCGGTCGAGATCGAGATGATCGTTGAAGTGCGCGATTGA
- a CDS encoding alanine racemase — translation MSKPAEPAPETPCLVIDEGKMRANIERMAASAAALGVNLRPHAKTHKMPEVGRKQIEAGAVGLTVAKISEAEVMAAGGIRDLFVAYPLVTAVKIDRALRLVRDGVRLIVGVDSPAGARAISARAQSAGLELEVRLEIDTGMRRTGVPYGEALELAGFVAGLPGVRLTGIYTFRGAILDGKPTKDLAAAGEQEGRLMAELAGRMRSAGLPIRDVSVGSTPTGLYAGAVPGVTEIRPGTYVFHDRMQAAFGVCGLDDCAGRVLVSVVSRPAPDLAVIDGGSKTFATDVQPGTPPLGLVGFGHIVGLDDAVFERMSEEHGMIRLGSSAQSANLQVGDVLEIIPNHICSTLNLHNRVYVREASGSLAERIIAARGMLE, via the coding sequence ATGAGTAAACCAGCGGAACCGGCACCTGAGACCCCTTGCCTCGTCATCGACGAGGGCAAAATGCGGGCCAACATCGAGCGGATGGCGGCATCCGCCGCGGCGCTCGGCGTGAACCTGCGCCCGCACGCCAAAACGCACAAAATGCCGGAAGTCGGAAGGAAGCAGATCGAGGCCGGGGCCGTCGGATTGACGGTTGCCAAAATCTCGGAGGCCGAAGTGATGGCGGCGGGAGGCATCCGCGACCTGTTCGTCGCTTATCCGCTCGTAACCGCCGTCAAGATCGACCGGGCGCTGCGCCTCGTCCGGGACGGCGTTCGGCTGATCGTCGGCGTCGACAGTCCGGCCGGAGCCCGCGCGATCTCCGCCCGCGCCCAATCGGCCGGTCTGGAGCTGGAGGTGCGCCTGGAGATCGACACCGGAATGCGGCGGACCGGCGTGCCTTACGGCGAAGCGCTGGAGCTGGCCGGTTTCGTCGCGGGTCTTCCCGGCGTCCGGCTGACGGGCATCTATACGTTCCGCGGCGCGATTCTGGACGGGAAGCCGACGAAGGATCTTGCGGCCGCCGGCGAACAAGAAGGCCGCCTGATGGCGGAGCTTGCCGGGCGGATGCGCTCGGCCGGTCTCCCGATCCGGGACGTCAGCGTCGGCTCGACGCCTACGGGACTGTATGCCGGGGCGGTTCCGGGGGTGACGGAGATACGTCCGGGCACCTACGTCTTCCACGATCGCATGCAGGCCGCGTTCGGCGTATGCGGATTGGACGACTGCGCCGGCCGCGTGCTTGTGTCGGTCGTCAGCCGGCCCGCTCCGGACCTCGCCGTCATCGACGGCGGAAGCAAGACGTTTGCGACCGACGTGCAGCCGGGCACGCCCCCTCTCGGCCTCGTCGGCTTCGGCCATATCGTCGGGCTGGACGATGCCGTATTCGAGCGGATGTCCGAGGAGCACGGCATGATCCGGCTCGGCTCGTCGGCGCAAAGCGCGAATCTCCAAGTCGGCGACGTGCTTGAAATCATACCCAATCATATCTGCAGCACCTTGAATCTGCACAACCGCGTGTATGTTCGCGAAGCGAGCGGTTCGCTTGCCGAACGCATCATTGCCGCGCGCGGCATGCTGGAATGA